In a genomic window of Halostella litorea:
- a CDS encoding undecaprenyl diphosphate synthase family protein — protein sequence MGLYDRYLAARLRTADYERPDHVAVVITERDLLEQGAYDTLEDAFAWAFEYGAERVTVPVSVLDEAAVPTLKRQFDDIDAPRPVDVRGPADDEPADAPIQVSIGLGGKHEFTHAVRGLAEEVDAGDLSPSEIEAADIEDRLVFPEEPDLVIKTGAERLSDFMIWQSVYSELYFTDVNWRDFRKRDYLRALREFGERNRRFGR from the coding sequence GTGGGACTGTACGACCGGTATCTCGCCGCTCGCCTCCGGACGGCCGACTACGAGCGGCCCGACCACGTCGCCGTCGTCATCACCGAGCGCGACCTGCTGGAGCAGGGCGCCTACGACACGCTGGAGGACGCCTTCGCCTGGGCGTTCGAGTACGGGGCCGAGCGCGTCACCGTGCCCGTCAGCGTCCTCGACGAGGCCGCCGTCCCGACGCTGAAGCGGCAGTTCGACGACATCGACGCCCCCCGTCCCGTCGACGTCCGCGGCCCGGCCGACGACGAGCCGGCCGACGCGCCGATACAGGTGAGCATCGGCCTCGGCGGGAAACACGAGTTCACGCACGCCGTGCGCGGGCTGGCCGAGGAGGTCGACGCGGGCGACCTCTCCCCGTCGGAGATCGAGGCCGCGGACATCGAGGACCGCCTCGTCTTCCCCGAGGAACCCGACCTCGTGATCAAGACCGGGGCCGAACGCCTCTCCGATTTCATGATCTGGCAGTCCGTCTACTCGGAACTGTACTTCACCGACGTGAACTGGCGGGACTTCCGGAAGCGCGACTACCTGCGGGCGCTCCGGGAGTTCGGCGAGCGGAACAGGCGGTTCGGGCGATAG
- a CDS encoding winged helix-turn-helix transcriptional regulator — MSKSGVNQEPTRSTAVDESTLFSLLGRAHTLAILNEFVTKDGQSIRFGELQDTLELSPNTLSRRLDELVEAEFLERTQHDEIPPRVEYEETEMVDDLAPVFQELETWMERHGSDQLECF, encoded by the coding sequence ATGAGCAAGTCTGGTGTAAATCAGGAGCCAACACGGAGTACAGCGGTTGATGAGAGTACGCTCTTTTCACTTCTCGGACGGGCACATACCTTAGCAATCCTCAACGAGTTCGTCACCAAAGACGGGCAGTCAATTCGTTTCGGCGAACTTCAAGACACGCTCGAACTGTCGCCGAATACACTCTCCCGACGACTTGACGAACTTGTCGAAGCTGAGTTCCTTGAACGGACACAGCACGACGAGATTCCCCCACGAGTGGAATACGAGGAAACGGAGATGGTAGACGATCTCGCCCCCGTTTTTCAGGAATTAGAGACATGGATGGAACGGCATGGTTCAGATCAACTGGAGTGTTTCTGA
- a CDS encoding cold-shock protein: MAKGTVDFFNDTGGYGFIDSDDSEEDVFFHMEDVGGPDLEEGQEVEFDIEQADKGPRATNLERL; this comes from the coding sequence ATGGCGAAAGGTACGGTTGACTTCTTCAACGACACGGGCGGTTACGGTTTCATTGACAGCGACGACTCCGAGGAGGACGTGTTCTTCCACATGGAGGACGTCGGCGGTCCTGACCTCGAGGAGGGGCAGGAGGTCGAGTTCGACATCGAGCAGGCCGACAAGGGCCCGCGCGCGACGAACCTCGAGCGTCTGTAA
- the uppS gene encoding polyprenyl diphosphate synthase, translating to MLSRLRERVDAAYERLLEREISGTPSHVAVIQDGNRRYAEKRGGDAHDGHRAGAQTTEQILDWCGELGIDELTLYTFSTENFNRPAEEREALFDLLVEKLYDFADADRIHDEGVCIRALGDVDRLPERVREAVAYAEDRTRGYDGFVLNIALAYGGRAELLSAARSVAADVDAGELDPDDVDVETVEERLYDRPVRDVDLIIRPGGDERTSNFLPWHANGNEAAVYFCAPYWPEFSRVDFLRGIRTYEHRERSWRRTRARRGLALLRALGGVELDEARSVVRRFRDSLPSGERSTADEIAADELAVEDDEVRAAD from the coding sequence ATGCTGTCCCGCCTCCGCGAGCGCGTCGACGCCGCCTACGAGCGGCTGCTGGAGCGCGAGATATCCGGGACGCCGTCCCACGTCGCCGTCATCCAGGACGGCAACCGCCGGTACGCCGAAAAGCGGGGCGGCGACGCCCACGACGGCCACCGCGCCGGCGCGCAGACGACCGAACAGATCCTCGACTGGTGCGGGGAGCTCGGCATCGACGAGCTCACGCTGTACACCTTCTCGACCGAGAACTTCAACCGCCCCGCCGAGGAGCGGGAGGCGCTGTTCGACCTGCTGGTGGAGAAGCTGTACGACTTCGCCGACGCCGACCGCATCCACGACGAGGGCGTCTGTATCCGCGCGCTCGGCGACGTCGACCGGCTGCCGGAGCGCGTGCGGGAGGCGGTCGCGTACGCGGAGGACCGGACCCGCGGCTACGACGGCTTCGTCCTGAACATCGCGCTGGCCTACGGCGGCCGCGCCGAACTGCTGTCGGCCGCCCGGAGCGTCGCCGCGGACGTCGACGCCGGCGAACTCGACCCCGACGACGTCGACGTGGAGACCGTCGAGGAGCGCCTGTACGACCGCCCGGTCCGCGACGTGGACCTCATCATCCGCCCCGGCGGCGACGAGCGCACCAGCAACTTCCTCCCGTGGCACGCGAACGGCAACGAGGCCGCGGTGTACTTCTGTGCCCCCTACTGGCCGGAGTTCTCCCGCGTCGACTTCCTCCGGGGGATCCGGACGTACGAACACCGCGAGCGCTCGTGGCGGCGCACGCGTGCGCGCCGCGGCCTCGCGCTCCTGCGGGCGCTGGGCGGCGTCGAACTCGACGAGGCCCGCAGCGTCGTCCGCCGATTCCGCGACTCCCTGCCGAGCGGCGAGCGCTCGACCGCCGACGAGATAGCCGCCGACGAACTCGCCGTCGAGGACGACGAGGTCAGGGCGGCCGACTGA
- a CDS encoding DUF4145 domain-containing protein, whose translation MSGDAGKVDRLSEETNELVSEIEEINSILYDLAQNSTSRGKIKTDRVDWGTVDRVDKQYEVWYNRAFTLVSEYLPERKTDFKSAYSDMDELIHFDGMEYTKADKYCGILRRIISRQKNLLLSIPPKLETTRLKVRRGISDEILLEELYQAKELWDDDNIRAAGVVTGVALERHLLTLCELTEQDLDYSHSDGIRSLAETLYNASQITDTKKSQLEYLADIRNDCAHANEKEPDRREVERLIKQSEDIIQES comes from the coding sequence ATGAGTGGAGACGCGGGGAAGGTAGACCGACTAAGTGAGGAGACTAATGAGTTAGTGTCGGAGATTGAGGAAATAAATAGCATTCTGTACGACCTTGCTCAGAATTCGACTTCGCGCGGCAAAATCAAAACGGACCGTGTAGACTGGGGGACAGTTGACCGAGTAGATAAGCAATATGAGGTTTGGTACAATCGGGCCTTCACGCTTGTCTCAGAGTATCTTCCTGAGAGGAAAACCGACTTCAAAAGCGCGTATTCAGATATGGATGAACTCATCCATTTTGATGGGATGGAATACACAAAGGCGGACAAATACTGCGGGATTCTACGCCGAATTATTTCTCGCCAAAAGAATCTTCTGCTCTCTATTCCACCGAAGTTGGAAACGACACGGCTGAAAGTACGAAGGGGAATTTCGGATGAAATCCTTTTAGAAGAACTGTATCAGGCCAAAGAACTGTGGGACGACGACAATATCAGAGCTGCTGGCGTAGTTACAGGCGTGGCATTAGAACGCCATCTTCTGACTCTCTGTGAGTTGACCGAGCAGGACCTTGATTATAGCCACTCCGACGGGATACGCTCTCTTGCTGAAACACTATATAATGCCAGTCAAATCACGGATACTAAGAAAAGTCAATTAGAATATCTTGCTGACATTCGTAATGATTGCGCCCATGCAAATGAGAAAGAACCAGATAGGCGGGAAGTTGAACGACTAATCAAACAGTCAGAGGATATCATTCAGGAGAGTTGA
- the ahbB gene encoding siroheme decarboxylase subunit beta, giving the protein MSETDLDLDERDRAVVNAFQGGFPVVWDPFEPAAAALRERGVDLDADELLARVRDLDERGILTRFGPLINAQEIGGAATLVAMHAPEDRYEAVAETVNAHREVAHNYEREHPHLNMWFVVSVADEGRVDEVLAEIEAETGQETYNLPKRREFRVEAKFHVDGPIPEGDVDLSDLGPDVTPTDAETLTPAERDLVVEVQDGLPVSATPYRDVAETLGADVDWVLETIKRFDAEGKIRRVGVIPTHYALGYTENGMTVWDVPDDVVDEVGPEIAALPFVTHCYRRPRHEGVWPYNFFAMTHGRSEAESERRIEQVRDRMAEFWDVGEDDWDTLFSTRILKKTGIRIEERATANTSE; this is encoded by the coding sequence ATGAGCGAGACGGACCTCGACCTGGACGAGCGGGACCGCGCCGTCGTCAACGCCTTTCAGGGCGGCTTCCCCGTCGTCTGGGACCCGTTCGAGCCGGCGGCCGCGGCGCTGCGGGAGCGGGGCGTCGACCTGGACGCCGACGAACTGCTGGCGCGGGTCCGGGACCTCGACGAGCGCGGCATACTGACGCGGTTCGGCCCGCTGATCAACGCCCAGGAGATCGGCGGGGCGGCGACGCTGGTGGCGATGCACGCGCCCGAGGACCGGTACGAGGCGGTCGCGGAGACGGTCAACGCCCACCGCGAGGTGGCCCACAACTACGAGCGCGAACACCCCCACCTCAACATGTGGTTCGTCGTCTCGGTCGCCGACGAGGGCCGCGTCGACGAGGTGCTGGCCGAGATCGAGGCCGAGACGGGCCAGGAGACGTACAACCTCCCCAAGCGGCGGGAGTTCCGCGTCGAGGCGAAGTTCCACGTCGACGGGCCGATCCCCGAGGGCGACGTCGACCTCTCCGACCTGGGGCCGGACGTGACGCCGACCGACGCGGAGACGCTGACGCCCGCCGAGCGCGACCTCGTGGTCGAGGTACAGGACGGCCTCCCCGTCAGCGCGACGCCGTACCGCGACGTCGCCGAGACGCTGGGCGCGGACGTCGACTGGGTGCTGGAGACGATCAAGCGGTTCGACGCGGAGGGGAAGATCCGGCGGGTCGGCGTCATCCCGACCCACTACGCGCTCGGCTACACCGAGAACGGGATGACGGTGTGGGACGTGCCCGACGACGTCGTCGACGAGGTCGGCCCCGAGATCGCCGCACTCCCGTTCGTCACGCACTGCTACCGGCGGCCGCGCCACGAGGGCGTCTGGCCGTACAACTTCTTCGCGATGACCCACGGCCGCAGCGAGGCGGAGAGCGAGCGCCGGATCGAGCAGGTCCGGGACCGGATGGCCGAGTTCTGGGACGTGGGCGAGGACGACTGGGACACGCTGTTCTCGACGCGCATTCTCAAGAAGACGGGCATCCGCATCGAGGAGCGCGCGACCGCGAACACGAGCGAGTAA
- the hemA gene encoding glutamyl-tRNA reductase: MPSDGVIAGSSVSHEHADVDTLAEASGRDQPTVVADLVRRDGVSEAFALQTCNRVEAYVVTDDPATGRAVLDEFLAGVPDDAVVDLDHEDSLRHLLRVAAGLESLVLGEDQILGQIRTAYEEARGAGGIGPMLEDAVTKAIHVGERVRTETGINEGAVSLGTAAARLADGETDLSTATVLVVGAGEMGTLSARSLAAHGAPEIIVANRTVPHAEHVAKEVDADARAIALPAVSAAAARADVVVTATAGEDRVLDAADLDDAGETVVVDLAQPRDVAPAAGDVDDVAVYDLDALETVTDETRQQRRAAADRVEAMIDEEFDRLLDQYKRKRADEVIAAMYESAERVKSREVSTAVSRLEAAGEGDLSAEQREIVESLADALVGQLLAAPTRSLREAAAEDDWTTIHTALQLFDPEFGGEMDGPPAAVADAMAGELPDEFPEERTVDPPIGTLDDD, encoded by the coding sequence ATGCCTAGCGACGGCGTTATCGCGGGTTCGAGCGTCTCGCACGAGCACGCGGACGTCGACACGCTCGCGGAGGCGAGCGGCCGGGACCAGCCGACGGTCGTCGCCGACCTGGTGCGCCGGGACGGCGTCTCGGAGGCGTTCGCCCTCCAGACGTGCAACCGCGTCGAGGCGTACGTCGTCACGGACGACCCGGCGACCGGGCGGGCCGTCCTCGACGAGTTCCTCGCCGGCGTCCCCGACGACGCCGTCGTCGACTTGGACCACGAGGACAGCCTGCGACACCTCCTCCGGGTCGCCGCCGGCCTCGAATCGCTCGTGCTCGGCGAGGACCAGATCCTGGGCCAGATCCGCACCGCCTACGAGGAGGCCCGCGGCGCGGGCGGCATCGGCCCGATGCTGGAGGACGCCGTGACGAAGGCGATCCACGTCGGCGAGCGCGTCCGCACGGAGACGGGGATAAACGAGGGCGCGGTGTCGCTTGGCACCGCCGCGGCCCGCCTCGCAGACGGGGAGACGGACCTGTCGACCGCGACGGTGCTCGTCGTCGGTGCGGGCGAGATGGGGACGCTCTCGGCCCGCTCGCTGGCGGCCCACGGCGCGCCGGAGATCATCGTCGCCAACCGCACCGTTCCCCACGCCGAACACGTCGCCAAGGAGGTCGACGCCGACGCGCGGGCCATCGCGCTGCCCGCCGTCTCCGCGGCGGCGGCCCGCGCCGACGTGGTCGTCACGGCGACCGCCGGCGAGGACCGGGTGCTCGACGCGGCCGACCTAGACGACGCCGGCGAGACGGTCGTCGTCGACCTCGCACAGCCCCGCGACGTCGCGCCGGCGGCCGGCGACGTCGACGACGTCGCGGTGTACGACCTCGACGCGCTGGAGACGGTGACCGACGAGACGCGACAGCAGCGCCGGGCGGCCGCCGACCGCGTCGAGGCGATGATAGACGAGGAGTTCGACCGCCTGCTCGACCAGTACAAGCGCAAGCGCGCGGACGAGGTCATCGCCGCCATGTACGAGAGCGCCGAGCGGGTGAAGTCCCGCGAGGTGTCGACGGCGGTGTCCCGGCTGGAGGCCGCCGGCGAGGGCGACCTCTCGGCCGAACAGCGGGAGATAGTCGAGTCGCTGGCCGACGCGCTCGTCGGCCAGTTGCTCGCCGCGCCGACGCGGAGCCTCCGGGAGGCCGCCGCCGAGGACGACTGGACGACGATCCACACCGCCCTCCAGCTGTTCGACCCCGAGTTCGGGGGCGAGATGGACGGCCCGCCGGCGGCGGTCGCCGACGCGATGGCCGGCGAACTGCCGGACGAGTTCCCCGAGGAGCGGACCGTTGACCCCCCGATCGGCACCCTCGACGACGACTGA
- a CDS encoding DUF7114 family protein, whose protein sequence is MEEAATCRRAAREAVRDIEPDRLRTVIDDLLADASMAPGALALLSARGADEGVELDSVADRAAGVQLIYDGLRLTRSLSHGEPWADREDHTDPNLDVLAADVLVARGFYLLARTEAAEKAVETVQAFGRDQTARRAPGADTVALDGSLERNVLELAVTAGATAVGVVPSAAALETASSLFEGREPPLPPAEDALPGSPGDLGIGATATERGGSDGVPQSASDR, encoded by the coding sequence ATGGAAGAGGCCGCCACGTGCCGGCGCGCGGCCCGCGAGGCGGTCCGGGACATCGAGCCCGACCGCCTCCGGACCGTCATCGACGACCTGCTCGCCGACGCCTCGATGGCTCCCGGCGCGCTCGCCCTGTTGAGCGCCCGCGGCGCCGACGAGGGCGTCGAACTCGACAGCGTCGCCGACCGCGCCGCCGGCGTCCAGCTGATCTACGACGGTCTCAGGCTCACCCGGTCGCTCTCCCACGGCGAACCGTGGGCCGACCGCGAGGACCACACCGACCCGAACCTCGACGTGCTCGCCGCGGACGTACTGGTCGCCCGCGGCTTCTACCTGCTCGCCCGGACCGAGGCCGCCGAGAAGGCCGTCGAGACCGTACAGGCGTTCGGCCGGGACCAGACCGCCCGCCGGGCACCCGGAGCCGACACCGTTGCACTCGACGGCTCGCTCGAACGCAACGTCCTCGAACTGGCGGTCACCGCCGGCGCGACGGCCGTCGGCGTCGTCCCCTCGGCCGCCGCGCTGGAGACCGCGTCGTCGCTGTTCGAGGGCCGCGAACCGCCGCTCCCGCCCGCCGAGGACGCGCTCCCCGGCTCCCCGGGCGACCTCGGCATCGGCGCGACCGCGACCGAACGCGGCGGCTCCGACGGCGTCCCGCAGTCGGCCTCGGATCGGTGA
- a CDS encoding 4a-hydroxytetrahydrobiopterin dehydratase yields MADLLSDDEVEAQIPDEWHREDDEIVRTYEFDDYLRGVNFAQLVGEIAEAEFHHPEIRIGYEEVEVRFTSHEEGGITDQDVHMAELVESESGHEG; encoded by the coding sequence ATGGCGGACCTGCTTTCCGACGACGAGGTCGAGGCACAGATCCCCGACGAGTGGCACCGCGAGGACGACGAGATCGTTCGCACCTACGAGTTCGACGACTACCTCCGGGGCGTCAACTTCGCCCAGCTCGTCGGCGAGATAGCCGAGGCCGAGTTCCACCACCCCGAGATCCGCATCGGCTACGAGGAGGTCGAGGTCCGCTTCACCAGTCACGAGGAAGGTGGGATCACCGACCAGGACGTCCACATGGCGGAGCTGGTCGAGTCCGAGTCCGGTCACGAGGGGTGA
- a CDS encoding DUF5778 family protein codes for MAEALDDDLYRRTKQLLEPGEIELNGAVVHTGIESQDDIAMTQATIDVGEIIAEHATDADTYVYSGSDDPEFASNQHQGRTLDGDEFVWECQQLLREGTYDVVFYYEASADHEAILDDVREEGFDVTGVRGD; via the coding sequence ATGGCCGAAGCTCTGGACGACGACCTGTACCGGCGGACGAAACAGCTGCTCGAACCCGGCGAGATCGAACTCAACGGCGCGGTCGTCCACACCGGCATCGAGTCACAGGACGACATCGCGATGACGCAGGCAACGATCGACGTCGGGGAGATCATCGCCGAGCACGCGACCGACGCGGACACGTACGTCTACTCCGGCTCCGACGACCCCGAGTTCGCGTCGAACCAGCACCAGGGGCGCACGCTGGACGGCGACGAGTTCGTCTGGGAGTGCCAGCAGCTCCTGCGCGAGGGGACGTACGACGTGGTGTTTTACTACGAGGCGAGCGCCGACCACGAGGCGATCCTCGACGACGTCCGCGAGGAGGGGTTCGACGTGACGGGCGTCCGCGGGGACTGA
- a CDS encoding NAD(P)-binding domain-containing protein → MKIGIIGAGNIGGTVAQHFVDAGNEVIISNSRGPETLTDLVDELGPNAQAGTVSEAADFGDIAMEAIPFSAYESLPADALSGKIVISAANYYPARDGMMDLAETHTDTIANHLEDSRVVKAFNETYWETLRDGQRPDADLDDRLAIFLAGDDEEAKEVVAGLIKDIGFAPVDAGPLTEGGRHIEPGSPIYTEPMTASEARTRLAALQTTVAAYEHGYYDPSQEITVQELADELDMSEESLSEQLQQGSEQLISQYLE, encoded by the coding sequence ATGAAAATTGGAATTATCGGCGCAGGCAATATTGGAGGAACAGTCGCTCAGCACTTCGTTGACGCAGGGAATGAAGTCATAATCAGTAATTCTCGGGGGCCAGAAACACTCACCGACCTTGTTGACGAACTTGGCCCGAACGCGCAAGCAGGCACAGTCTCCGAGGCCGCCGACTTTGGAGACATCGCCATGGAGGCAATTCCCTTCAGTGCGTATGAATCCCTCCCTGCGGACGCCCTTAGCGGCAAAATCGTGATCAGTGCGGCAAACTACTACCCGGCACGGGATGGAATGATGGACTTAGCGGAGACACATACGGATACCATCGCAAACCATCTCGAAGACTCCCGCGTCGTCAAGGCATTCAATGAGACGTATTGGGAGACGCTCCGGGACGGACAACGGCCAGATGCCGATTTAGATGACCGGCTTGCGATCTTTCTCGCGGGAGATGATGAGGAAGCGAAGGAGGTCGTGGCAGGCCTCATCAAAGATATTGGCTTCGCTCCCGTGGACGCAGGCCCACTTACTGAGGGGGGCCGCCACATAGAGCCGGGGTCGCCCATCTATACCGAACCGATGACGGCGAGCGAGGCTCGGACACGGTTAGCAGCACTCCAAACGACCGTGGCTGCGTATGAACACGGCTATTACGACCCCTCGCAAGAAATCACGGTTCAAGAGCTGGCCGATGAACTGGATATGAGTGAGGAATCGCTTTCGGAACAGCTTCAACAGGGGTCGGAGCAACTCATTAGTCAATACCTTGAGTGA
- a CDS encoding GNAT family N-acetyltransferase — protein MIRPVSPDDLPALLALQSLLPESSPPLLTTVIDGPGVVLVSVPADPAAAANATATPVGYVLATTGSDPAHVAELVVAPAYRRQGRGRRLLAAALARLRDAGCDVAEIAVEPDNDAARDLYAEFGFEQRERVEDHYDGGGAALLLRRSL, from the coding sequence GTGATCCGCCCGGTGTCCCCCGACGACCTGCCCGCGCTCCTCGCGCTCCAGTCCCTCCTGCCCGAGTCCTCGCCGCCGCTGTTGACGACGGTCATCGACGGCCCCGGCGTCGTCCTCGTCTCGGTCCCGGCCGACCCCGCGGCGGCCGCGAACGCGACCGCGACCCCGGTCGGGTACGTCCTCGCGACGACGGGGTCGGACCCGGCCCACGTCGCGGAACTGGTCGTCGCGCCGGCGTATCGCCGACAGGGGCGGGGGCGGCGGCTCCTCGCCGCCGCGCTCGCGCGGCTGCGGGACGCGGGGTGCGACGTCGCCGAGATCGCCGTCGAGCCGGACAACGATGCGGCGCGCGACCTGTACGCCGAGTTCGGCTTCGAGCAACGCGAACGGGTCGAGGACCACTACGACGGCGGCGGGGCGGCGCTCCTGCTCCGGCGGTCGCTGTGA
- a CDS encoding precorrin-2 dehydrogenase/sirohydrochlorin ferrochelatase family protein, with protein MIPLLHDFSGATVLVFGGGPVGARKARRFAREASVVVVSPEFVARDFAGAERVRAAPAPDDVRAWVDRVDPALVVAATDDEAVNAAAAEAARDAGALVNRTDRHGGRDVGSVVVPATVRDDPVVAAVATGGTAPALSKHLRERIEREVDGAGEMADLTAEFREELRAAGVPPAERRDAVRAVVDSSAVWKGLRRGDTNARQVARDVINDETDPTGDTS; from the coding sequence ATGATACCGCTACTCCACGACTTCTCCGGCGCGACCGTGCTCGTGTTCGGCGGCGGCCCCGTCGGCGCGCGGAAGGCCCGCCGGTTCGCCCGCGAGGCCAGCGTCGTCGTCGTGAGCCCCGAGTTCGTGGCCCGCGACTTCGCCGGCGCGGAGCGGGTCCGGGCGGCCCCCGCTCCCGACGACGTCCGGGCGTGGGTCGACCGGGTCGACCCGGCGCTGGTCGTCGCCGCGACCGACGACGAGGCCGTCAACGCGGCGGCCGCCGAGGCCGCCCGGGACGCCGGCGCGCTGGTCAACCGGACCGACCGCCACGGCGGCCGCGACGTCGGGAGCGTCGTCGTGCCCGCGACGGTCCGGGACGACCCCGTCGTCGCCGCCGTCGCGACGGGCGGGACCGCGCCGGCGCTGAGCAAGCACCTCCGCGAGCGGATCGAGCGGGAGGTCGACGGTGCCGGCGAGATGGCCGACCTGACCGCCGAGTTCCGCGAGGAGCTACGGGCGGCGGGCGTCCCCCCGGCCGAGCGCCGCGACGCGGTCCGGGCCGTCGTTGATTCGTCGGCCGTTTGGAAGGGTTTACGTAGGGGGGACACCAACGCTCGCCAAGTGGCTCGGGACGTGATCAACGACGAAACGGACCCAACGGGTGATACATCGTGA
- a CDS encoding DUF92 domain-containing protein → MTSTVRRAGGFAAVGSLALAAPLLGTAAALPFAAVAAVAAVVDDGPLFELFARPGDREDGRLNGLLGFSLAATGLGILSAVTAIPALAFVGAVLCLSYGNLGARVVHRRWPDPFADAVGFVVAGTAGAAGGVVAAAALGGTPSPTPPTVAFLAASAALLGGLLRAVFFERDDPLVLLSVGLLLWFLQTLTDPVTATEVGVAIAVTVAVGYASYALDTASVSGMLSGVFLGLLTVVLGGIGWFAVIIAFFGVGGLSTKFRYEEKEQRGVAEENEGARGSANVFSNATVALAAVLGYAAAPVEFTVAGGLRVEGLVFLYAFAGSVSTAMSDTLSSEIGGVFDRPRLITTLETVEPGTDGGVTWQGEVAGFAGASLIALIAVALFDAVGTAGGGVVLLAGVAGMTVDSLLGATIEGGRLGNQGVNFLATLSGAVVGAGMAVVAGVPGIA, encoded by the coding sequence GTGACATCGACAGTCCGGCGAGCGGGCGGGTTCGCGGCCGTGGGCAGCCTCGCGCTGGCCGCGCCCCTGCTCGGGACGGCGGCCGCGCTCCCGTTCGCGGCCGTCGCGGCCGTCGCCGCCGTCGTCGACGACGGCCCGCTGTTCGAACTGTTCGCACGGCCGGGCGACCGCGAGGACGGGCGGCTCAACGGCCTGCTCGGCTTCTCGCTCGCCGCGACCGGCCTCGGGATCCTCTCGGCGGTCACCGCGATCCCGGCGCTCGCGTTCGTCGGGGCGGTGCTCTGCCTGAGCTACGGCAACCTCGGGGCGCGGGTCGTCCACCGCCGCTGGCCCGACCCCTTCGCCGACGCGGTCGGCTTCGTCGTCGCCGGCACCGCCGGCGCGGCCGGCGGGGTCGTCGCGGCGGCGGCGCTCGGCGGGACCCCGTCGCCGACGCCGCCTACCGTCGCCTTCCTCGCCGCCAGCGCCGCGCTGCTCGGCGGCCTGCTCCGGGCGGTCTTCTTCGAGCGCGACGACCCGCTCGTCCTCCTGTCGGTCGGCCTGCTGCTGTGGTTCCTTCAGACGCTGACCGACCCCGTGACGGCGACGGAGGTCGGCGTCGCCATCGCCGTGACGGTCGCGGTCGGCTACGCGTCGTACGCCCTCGACACCGCGTCGGTGTCGGGGATGCTCTCGGGCGTCTTTCTCGGCCTGCTGACGGTCGTGCTCGGCGGCATCGGCTGGTTCGCCGTCATCATCGCCTTCTTCGGGGTCGGCGGCCTCTCGACGAAGTTCCGGTACGAGGAGAAGGAACAGCGGGGCGTCGCCGAGGAGAACGAGGGCGCACGCGGGAGCGCAAACGTGTTCAGCAACGCCACCGTGGCGCTGGCGGCCGTCCTCGGCTACGCCGCCGCGCCGGTCGAGTTCACCGTCGCCGGCGGGCTCCGGGTCGAGGGGCTCGTTTTCCTGTACGCGTTCGCCGGCTCCGTCTCGACCGCGATGAGCGACACCCTCTCCAGCGAGATCGGCGGCGTGTTCGACCGCCCGCGGCTGATCACGACGCTCGAGACGGTCGAACCCGGCACCGACGGCGGCGTCACCTGGCAGGGCGAGGTGGCCGGCTTCGCCGGCGCGTCGCTGATCGCGCTCATCGCCGTCGCCCTGTTCGACGCGGTCGGCACCGCCGGCGGCGGCGTCGTCCTGCTCGCCGGCGTCGCGGGGATGACCGTCGACAGCCTGCTGGGCGCGACGATCGAGGGCGGCCGGCTCGGCAACCAGGGGGTCAACTTCTTGGCGACGCTCTCGGGCGCCGTCGTCGGCGCGGGGATGGCCGTCGTCGCCGGCGTTCCGGGGATCGCGTGA